From the Aquirufa lenticrescens genome, the window ACACGTGTTTGCCTAAACCTAGTGCCATCATCGTGATAGGGAAGTGGGAATGATCCGGAACACCGATAGAAACAGCTTCTATTTTCGATCCCATTTTATCAAACATCTGACGGAAATCTTGGAAGCGAGGAACATCTGGGAATTTCTCTAAAACTTTTAAAGTCTGCGGAGCGCCCATATCGACATCGCAAAGTGCGACAATATTAGCAAGGCCCGTGTTGTACAATGACATCACATCTAAGCCGCCTTGGTTACCGATACCAATACAAGCTAGATTGACTTTTTCACCAGGTAATTTCGAAAGTATATTGGGGAAAGCTGCAGCAGCTCCTAGTAGGCCGGCATTCTTGAGAAAGTCGCGGCGCGAATTATGGTGTTGATTCATAGTTAATTAGAATAGGTTTATTTCTAAAGTCAATGACTGGCCTAAACTACTAAGCTTTTAAATCAAAAAAAAGATGAAAGAAAAGTTCTTTCATCTTGATGCACACCAAACCACTAATTGATTTTGTAATAAGCGAAGGTAGGTTTATTTCTTGGTTATCAAACACCGGCCTATCAGATTATCAGTTTATTGATAATGAGAAAGGGCAGTCTCTAATTTTTTACGAACCTTCTCGCGTAATAAGGGAGGGTCAATTACTTGTAATTCAGTGGAATAGCGTAGTAGAAAATTTTCAAGTTCCTCGTTAATTTCTACTGATAATTCATAATGAAAGGCATCCATTGTTTTTTGCGATGGGTGAACGGGATATTTAGCGATATATTCTTTGATCCAGGAATCTTCCCGTACTCGAATTAGGATGCGCTCAGCAGCACTAGTACCCCGGAATAAACCTAAGCTGTTTTTGAAAAAATCAGCCGGCTGAAAATCGGGATGAATCCGCGTTTTAATAGTCGTTTGACTTAGTCGAATGGATTCGATTCGATCCAAAGCAAAGAGTCGAAGTTTATCTAGCGAAATGTGTGTTTGTATTTCTGTAACCTCTTGAAATAACAAATACCAGCCAGTGTACCAGCCATTATTGTATTCCTTGATCAGCAAGGGCAGTCCATAGACTGTTTTCACTTTCGATGTGGCCGCTAATCCTTTGTGTGAAATTTCGATGCACTTCTTTCCTGCTACGGCATCCACTAAGAATTTGACGTGTTCGGAACCGGAGCGATCGCCCTCATTGATTAATTCGATAGCTGGCCAGTTTGCTAGTTCTTCGTGTTTTGTGAGGTTGTTTTCCAAAGAGATCGCCCGCAACTTATTCACAATCCCATTTCCATTGCCCCCTGTGAATAAATGTTTGTTGAAATCGATGATGGACGCGATTTGGTCTAATTCCTTTTCGGAGAAAGAGGGGAAGGCGCTGATATCATCGCGGATATAATAGAAGCAGTTCTCCGATTTCGAATAGCGGATTAAATCGCCTTCCGTCTCTTCCAGGCTAGGGTAGCGTTCCGCCAATTTTTCCTTCAATGCTTTCAGGTCGCGGCTGAAACTACGTTCGCTATAGCTGATTTGGTCAAAATGTTCCGTGAAATAATCACTCACCGTTGCCGCACGCAAGGGAAAAGTCTTTCGCAGAAATAGGTTATTCAGCTCTTTGAGTCGATCTGTCGTGTTCATGTTCGAATCTAGTAAATTCTCACTAGTACGCCAACTTTTGGCGAACTATAAATGAAAATTTGTATCAACAAAACAATAACAATATGAAAAACATCAAATCATTACTCGTATTACCCTTCTTTTTCTACGCGACAGAAGGTTATTTAAAGGCATTCAAAGTGGCTAAAGTAACAGGACCTATCAAACTTTTTGTGATCAGCAATTTCTTACTTTGCTTGGGATTAATCTTGGCTGACTTTCAGTTTTTCGGAAATTCTGATGTAGATGGATTGTATACACAAGCGGTGTTAGCGGAAGTACTTTACTTAGCTGGAGGTGCGGGGTTGAACTTGTTCTCGGAATTAGAGACGCGTTAGTTACCGCGCTCGAATTGGAACTTTAACACGAATTCGTGCGTCTGATTGGTGATTCTAGAGATGGTATTCGTAGGCATCTCGTATTGGTAACCTAAATATACGGTGGGACTAAATTGAACACCTAAGTTAACGCCAATCGCGTTGTCGTTTCGGTAGCCAAAACCCACATCAAGTAATTCGTAGAAAGATCCGGTTAGGTTAATATCATAACTTAAGGGCAAATCGGCTGCGGCACGCACAATGGCATTCGTGTGAATACTAACCGCTTTACTTACTACTTGCTTCTTGCCTATCATCCCGTAATAGAAGGAGGCGTCTTTGTATTTCCCGTTTTGGAGGCCAAAATCATTCCAAAGCATCCTCGGTTGTGAAATACTCACATAGAACTTGTCCTCTTTCGCTAGGCGAATTCCCCAACCTGAATTGATCTGTAATCCAGTCGAATAGTTCTGAGTAAATAGCTCGTCCGTTTGATCTAATAAACTCAAACCAGCAAAGTCCAAAGCTAAATTAGTCACCCCCACACGAATACCTCCTGAGAGGGCCCATTTGTCATTGATGAGCGAGTGA encodes:
- a CDS encoding PorP/SprF family type IX secretion system membrane protein, yielding MKLRVVILGCLLVLAGQIKAQTDPVFSLFRLYPQVINPTFVGASDKNEIILVNRNQWTNMPGTPVTTALMGNFNWGEKMGVGFTAFLDQLGPVKATSVNSDFAYHSLINDKWALSGGIRVGVTNLALDFAGLSLLDQTDELFTQNYSTGLQINSGWGIRLAKEDKFYVSISQPRMLWNDFGLQNGKYKDASFYYGMIGKKQVVSKAVSIHTNAIVRAAADLPLSYDINLTGSFYELLDVGFGYRNDNAIGVNLGVQFSPTVYLGYQYEMPTNTISRITNQTHEFVLKFQFERGN
- a CDS encoding helix-turn-helix transcriptional regulator gives rise to the protein MNTTDRLKELNNLFLRKTFPLRAATVSDYFTEHFDQISYSERSFSRDLKALKEKLAERYPSLEETEGDLIRYSKSENCFYYIRDDISAFPSFSEKELDQIASIIDFNKHLFTGGNGNGIVNKLRAISLENNLTKHEELANWPAIELINEGDRSGSEHVKFLVDAVAGKKCIEISHKGLAATSKVKTVYGLPLLIKEYNNGWYTGWYLLFQEVTEIQTHISLDKLRLFALDRIESIRLSQTTIKTRIHPDFQPADFFKNSLGLFRGTSAAERILIRVREDSWIKEYIAKYPVHPSQKTMDAFHYELSVEINEELENFLLRYSTELQVIDPPLLREKVRKKLETALSHYQ